The Brasilonema sennae CENA114 genome includes a region encoding these proteins:
- the rpsU gene encoding 30S ribosomal protein S21: MAEVRLGEDESIDSALRRFKKKIQKAGILSEVKRRERYENPSMRRKRKAEAARKGGRF; the protein is encoded by the coding sequence GTGGCTGAAGTCCGTTTGGGTGAAGATGAGTCGATTGACTCAGCATTAAGGCGCTTTAAAAAGAAAATTCAAAAAGCCGGAATTTTATCCGAGGTCAAGCGCCGAGAAAGATACGAAAATCCCAGTATGCGCCGTAAGCGCAAAGCGGAAGCCGCACGCAAAGGTGGTCGCTTCTAA
- the ffh gene encoding signal recognition particle protein, giving the protein MFEALADRLEGAWKKLRGQDKISQSNIQDALREVRRALLEADVNLQVVKDFVTEVETKALGAEVITGVRPDQQFIKIVHDELVQVMGQENVPLAQADHSPTVVLMAGLQGTGKTTATAKLALHLRKLERSCLMVATDVYRPAAIDQLITLGKQIDVPVFELGSDADPVEIARQGVERAKAEGVDTVIIDTAGRLQIDQDMMAELARIKETVQPDETLLVVDSMTGQEAANLTRTFHEKIGITGAILTKLDGDSRGGAALSVRHISGAPIKFVGVGEKVEALQPFYPDRMASRILGMGDVLTLVEKAQEEIDLADAEKMQEKILSANFDFTDFLKQMRLLKNMGSLGGIIKLIPGMNKLTDDQLKHGETQLKRCEAMINSMTRQERQNPDLLASSPSRRRRIASGAGYKETDVSKLVSDFQRMRNMMQQMGQGQFAGMPGMFGGMGGPAAGNSPAAPGWRGYNSGAGSKKKQKKDKKKKGFGTL; this is encoded by the coding sequence ATGTTTGAAGCATTAGCTGACCGTTTAGAAGGTGCCTGGAAGAAACTCCGGGGTCAGGACAAAATCTCCCAATCGAATATTCAAGACGCTTTGCGCGAAGTGCGTCGTGCGCTGTTAGAAGCGGATGTTAATCTTCAGGTAGTTAAAGATTTTGTCACCGAAGTTGAAACCAAGGCGCTGGGAGCGGAAGTTATTACTGGCGTCCGACCTGACCAACAGTTCATCAAGATTGTCCACGATGAACTAGTGCAGGTAATGGGGCAAGAGAATGTTCCTTTAGCACAAGCTGATCACTCTCCCACAGTTGTTCTGATGGCAGGGTTGCAGGGTACTGGTAAAACGACTGCTACTGCCAAGTTAGCCTTGCATCTACGTAAGTTAGAACGCAGCTGCTTAATGGTCGCGACGGACGTGTATCGTCCAGCGGCTATTGACCAATTGATCACACTAGGTAAGCAAATTGACGTGCCAGTGTTTGAACTAGGATCTGATGCTGATCCAGTTGAGATTGCACGGCAGGGCGTGGAACGCGCCAAAGCAGAAGGGGTTGACACAGTCATTATTGATACTGCTGGTCGCTTACAAATTGATCAAGACATGATGGCGGAATTAGCCCGCATCAAAGAAACTGTCCAACCCGATGAAACTCTTTTGGTGGTAGACTCCATGACGGGTCAAGAAGCCGCCAATCTTACCCGTACTTTCCACGAAAAAATTGGGATTACTGGTGCAATTCTTACCAAGTTGGATGGTGATAGCCGGGGTGGGGCAGCACTTTCTGTGCGGCATATTTCAGGAGCACCCATTAAGTTTGTCGGTGTGGGTGAAAAGGTTGAAGCTTTACAACCGTTTTATCCTGACCGTATGGCATCGCGCATTTTGGGCATGGGCGATGTTCTGACCTTGGTAGAAAAGGCTCAGGAAGAAATTGACCTTGCTGATGCTGAGAAAATGCAGGAGAAAATCCTGTCAGCGAACTTCGACTTTACCGATTTTCTCAAGCAAATGCGCCTACTCAAGAACATGGGTTCACTGGGTGGTATAATTAAGCTCATCCCTGGGATGAACAAGCTAACAGATGACCAACTTAAGCATGGAGAAACCCAGCTTAAGCGCTGTGAAGCGATGATTAATTCCATGACGCGTCAAGAGCGCCAGAACCCCGATTTGTTGGCAAGTTCTCCTAGTAGACGGCGACGCATTGCGAGTGGAGCAGGTTATAAAGAGACAGATGTTAGTAAACTGGTCAGTGACTTCCAAAGAATGCGCAATATGATGCAGCAAATGGGTCAAGGGCAGTTCGCTGGTATGCCAGGAATGTTTGGTGGAATGGGTGGTCCGGCTGCTGGTAACAGCCCAGCTGCCCCTGGTTGGCGGGGTTACAATAGCGGCGCTGGCTCGAAAAAGAAGCAGAAGAAAGACAAAAAGAAGAAAGGCTTCGGTACGCTTTAG
- the rpsP gene encoding 30S ribosomal protein S16 yields the protein MIKLRLKRYGKKREPSYRIIAINNLARRDGRPLEELGFYNPRTDEVRLDVPGIVKRLQQGAQPTDTVRHILQKANVFEQVSAKAST from the coding sequence ATGATTAAACTGCGCCTGAAGCGATACGGTAAAAAACGAGAACCAAGTTACCGCATCATCGCAATCAACAACCTCGCTCGCCGCGATGGTCGTCCGTTGGAAGAACTGGGTTTTTATAACCCCAGAACTGATGAAGTACGACTGGATGTTCCCGGCATCGTCAAGCGACTACAACAAGGCGCTCAACCGACTGATACCGTACGTCACATCCTGCAAAAAGCCAATGTCTTTGAACAGGTCAGTGCAAAAGCCTCAACTTAA
- a CDS encoding KH domain-containing protein has translation MSLNRSVQKPQLKIGTKSPTTSPDYVGLVRFLMQPFLDSPESLSVDCEMSNTRNHAWIRIAFESSDKGKVFGRGGRNIQAIRTVITAAAQTAGHSVYLDIYGSSAGNRDGSSFEEEKEERLPPPKPREKRGDGQDKPIARIRSH, from the coding sequence ATGTCTTTGAACAGGTCAGTGCAAAAGCCTCAACTTAAAATCGGAACAAAATCCCCCACAACCAGTCCAGACTACGTTGGACTGGTACGGTTTCTAATGCAACCGTTTTTAGATTCTCCTGAGTCTTTGAGCGTCGATTGTGAAATGTCTAATACCCGCAACCATGCTTGGATTCGCATTGCCTTTGAAAGCTCAGATAAGGGAAAAGTATTTGGTCGAGGTGGACGTAATATTCAAGCAATTCGCACTGTGATTACTGCAGCAGCTCAAACAGCTGGACACTCAGTATACCTGGATATCTATGGCAGCAGTGCTGGTAATCGGGATGGCTCATCTTTTGAAGAAGAAAAGGAAGAACGATTACCGCCACCAAAACCCAGAGAAAAACGTGGAGACGGACAAGATAAACCTATTGCCAGAATACGCTCCCACTAG